A genomic stretch from Brachyhypopomus gauderio isolate BG-103 unplaced genomic scaffold, BGAUD_0.2 sc43, whole genome shotgun sequence includes:
- the olig4 gene encoding oligodendrocyte transcription factor 4: MDSDSSCSRSSSPDLPMDSAVGAFFSSKVLRAYRGDDAALRPDHVRPDRAMEGPQDAGSGGKSRNRAELSKDDLQELRLRVNSRERKRMHDLNQAMDGLREVMPYAQGPSVRKLSKISTLLLARNYILMLSSSLEEMKKLVGDVYGANAAQNRPPRPVLPQAAASPPQMPQLPLIPLAQSLHPLAASAAAVSASPLQQGGSHASTIHAPHSPPSAGYLGFHATPLPGLLKEPLHLSAPYRHFPGMPCPCALCQPLPVSTASLHSLPMGK; this comes from the coding sequence ATGGATTCGGACTCCAGTTGCAGTCGGTCTTCCTCGCCGGACCTGCCAATGGACTCTGCCGTGGGGGCCTTCTTCTCCAGCAAGGTCCTCCGGGCATACCGCGGAGATGATGCAGCCCTGCGACCGGACCATGTGCGGCCCGACAGGGCCATGGAGGGCCCTCAAGACGCCGGGTCGGGCGGAAAGAGCCGTAACCGGGCCGAGCTCTCCAAGGACGACCTGCAGGAGCTGCGTCTGCGCGTGAACAGCCGTGAGCGCAAACGCATGCACGACCTGAACCAGGCCATGGACGGCCTGCGCGAGGTCATGCCCTACGCCCAGGGCCCGTCCGTTCGCAAGCTCTCCAAGATCTCCACCCTCCTGCTGGCCCGAAACTACATCCTCATGCTCTCCAGCTCCCTGGAGGAGATGAAGAAGCTCGTGGGGGACGTGTACGGCGCCAACGCCGCCCAGAACCGCCCGCCACGCCCCGTGCTGCCCCAGGCCGCCGCATCTCCGCCTCAGATGCCCCAACTACCCCTGATCCCTCTCGCCCAGTCCCTGCACCCCTTGGCGGCCAGCGCGGCAGCCGTGAGTGCCTCCCCCCTCCAACAGGGTGGCAGCCACGCCTCCACCATCCACGCGCCTCACTCTCCGCCCTCCGCCGGTTACCTGGGCTTCCACGCCACGCCCCTGCCCGGCCTGCTGAAGGAGCCGCTGCACCTGTCCGCGCCCTACCGCCACTTCCCCGGGATGCCGTGCCCCTGCGCCCTGTGCCAGCCCCTCCCCGTCTCCACGGCCAGTCTGCACAGCCTCCCCATGGGCAAGTGA
- the bsdc1 gene encoding BSD domain-containing protein 1 isoform X1: MYMTVSHGAREGVWWSGWLQQSFQAVKDKSAEAYGFIKRDLAEFGNVVQHDTACSIVATANAVRNKLGGEGSSETTEKMKKGISNILGVITDTLAPPPDKTIDCDVITLVATPAGTTEVYDSTKARLYSLQADPATYCNEPDGPPEQFDAWLSSFSLEERKAEISELLVSSPSIRALYTKMVPAAVAHGEFWQRYFYRVFQLDQEEARRVALKQRAEQTTQSESLGWEEEEEDDFLGATSTSRLDFTPPLQESQPPAVTIETTPLSLSHPAFSPGGAPSDVTPSVSSDSVSLPTQLENHPEHSAPDPAAAGQPGCLPADEVVLKLSEARLTTPEEKQASPEARSSLGVSKEPAAAQNGSAREEGPQDLRVFELNSDSGKSTPSNNGKKGSSTDVSEDWEKDFDLDMTEEEVQLALSKANATGEFDDEDWENWD; this comes from the exons ATGTATATGACCGTCTCTCACGGCGCCAGGGAAGGCGTGTGGTGGAGCGGCTGGCTTCAGCAGAGTTTCCAGGCCGTCAAAGACAAG TCGGCCGAGGCTTATGGATTCATCAAACGCGATTTGGCAGAGTTCGGCAACGTGGTGCAACATGACACTGCTTGCTCCATCGTCGCCACAGCCAATGCTGTCAGGAACAAACTGGGG GGGGAAGGCTCGTCTGAGACTACGGAGAAGATGAAGAAGGGTATCTCCAACATCCTGGGCGTGATCACAGATACGCTCGCCCCGCCACCGGACAAGACCATCGACTGTGATGTAATCACGCTGGTGGCCACGCCAGCCGGCACCACAGAGGTGTACGACAGCACCAAG GCGCGTCTCTATAGTCTACAGGCAGACCCTGCAACGTACTGTAACGAACCTGACG GCCCTCCAGAGCAGTTTGACGCTTGGCTGTCGAGCTTCAgcctggaggagaggaaggcCGAAATATCTGAGCTGTTGGTCAGCAGCCCCTccatcagggccctctacaccAAAATG GTCCCGGCGGCTGTGGCTCACGGAGAGTTCTGGCAGCGCTACTTTTACAGAGTGTTTCAGCTGGACCAG GAGGAGGCGAGACGAGTGGCTCTGAAGCAGAGAGCAGAACAGACCACTCAGTCGGAAAGTCTGGgttgggaggaggaggaggaag ATGACTTTCTTGGGGCCACATCAACATCTCGCTTGGACTTCACGCCACCCCTTCAGGAGTCCCAACCTCCAGCTGTAACCATAGAGACCACTCCTCTGAGCCTCTCTCATCCAGCATTTTCCCCAGGGGGCGCCCCATCCGATGTCACCCCCTCAGTCAGCAGCGACAGCGTCAGCCTACCGACTCAGCTTGAAAACCATCCGGAACATTCCGCTCCGGACCCCGCTGCCGCTGGACAGCCCGGATGCTTGCCGGCTGACGAGGTTGTCCTGAAGCTGTCGGAGGCCAGGCTGACAACCCCAGAGGAGAAGCAGGCGTCCCCAGAGGCACGCTCCTCTCTGGGAGTGAGCAAGGAGCCAGCCGCCGCCCAGAATGGCTCAGCCAGGGAAGAAGGGCCACAGGACCTTCGAGTGTTCGAGCTGAACTCTGACAGCGGCAAGTCCACGCCCTCCAACAACGGCAAGAAAG GTTCAAGTACAGATGTGAGTGAGGACTGGGAGAAGGACTTCGATCTGGATATGACCGAAGAGGAGGTCCAGCTGGCCTTATCCAAAGCAAATGCTACCGGCGAG TTTGACGATGAGGACTGGGAGAACTGGGATTGA
- the bsdc1 gene encoding BSD domain-containing protein 1 isoform X2, with translation MAEGEGVWWSGWLQQSFQAVKDKSAEAYGFIKRDLAEFGNVVQHDTACSIVATANAVRNKLGGEGSSETTEKMKKGISNILGVITDTLAPPPDKTIDCDVITLVATPAGTTEVYDSTKARLYSLQADPATYCNEPDGPPEQFDAWLSSFSLEERKAEISELLVSSPSIRALYTKMVPAAVAHGEFWQRYFYRVFQLDQEEARRVALKQRAEQTTQSESLGWEEEEEDDFLGATSTSRLDFTPPLQESQPPAVTIETTPLSLSHPAFSPGGAPSDVTPSVSSDSVSLPTQLENHPEHSAPDPAAAGQPGCLPADEVVLKLSEARLTTPEEKQASPEARSSLGVSKEPAAAQNGSAREEGPQDLRVFELNSDSGKSTPSNNGKKGSSTDVSEDWEKDFDLDMTEEEVQLALSKANATGEFDDEDWENWD, from the exons ATGGCGGAAGG GGAAGGCGTGTGGTGGAGCGGCTGGCTTCAGCAGAGTTTCCAGGCCGTCAAAGACAAG TCGGCCGAGGCTTATGGATTCATCAAACGCGATTTGGCAGAGTTCGGCAACGTGGTGCAACATGACACTGCTTGCTCCATCGTCGCCACAGCCAATGCTGTCAGGAACAAACTGGGG GGGGAAGGCTCGTCTGAGACTACGGAGAAGATGAAGAAGGGTATCTCCAACATCCTGGGCGTGATCACAGATACGCTCGCCCCGCCACCGGACAAGACCATCGACTGTGATGTAATCACGCTGGTGGCCACGCCAGCCGGCACCACAGAGGTGTACGACAGCACCAAG GCGCGTCTCTATAGTCTACAGGCAGACCCTGCAACGTACTGTAACGAACCTGACG GCCCTCCAGAGCAGTTTGACGCTTGGCTGTCGAGCTTCAgcctggaggagaggaaggcCGAAATATCTGAGCTGTTGGTCAGCAGCCCCTccatcagggccctctacaccAAAATG GTCCCGGCGGCTGTGGCTCACGGAGAGTTCTGGCAGCGCTACTTTTACAGAGTGTTTCAGCTGGACCAG GAGGAGGCGAGACGAGTGGCTCTGAAGCAGAGAGCAGAACAGACCACTCAGTCGGAAAGTCTGGgttgggaggaggaggaggaag ATGACTTTCTTGGGGCCACATCAACATCTCGCTTGGACTTCACGCCACCCCTTCAGGAGTCCCAACCTCCAGCTGTAACCATAGAGACCACTCCTCTGAGCCTCTCTCATCCAGCATTTTCCCCAGGGGGCGCCCCATCCGATGTCACCCCCTCAGTCAGCAGCGACAGCGTCAGCCTACCGACTCAGCTTGAAAACCATCCGGAACATTCCGCTCCGGACCCCGCTGCCGCTGGACAGCCCGGATGCTTGCCGGCTGACGAGGTTGTCCTGAAGCTGTCGGAGGCCAGGCTGACAACCCCAGAGGAGAAGCAGGCGTCCCCAGAGGCACGCTCCTCTCTGGGAGTGAGCAAGGAGCCAGCCGCCGCCCAGAATGGCTCAGCCAGGGAAGAAGGGCCACAGGACCTTCGAGTGTTCGAGCTGAACTCTGACAGCGGCAAGTCCACGCCCTCCAACAACGGCAAGAAAG GTTCAAGTACAGATGTGAGTGAGGACTGGGAGAAGGACTTCGATCTGGATATGACCGAAGAGGAGGTCCAGCTGGCCTTATCCAAAGCAAATGCTACCGGCGAG TTTGACGATGAGGACTGGGAGAACTGGGATTGA